From a single Pyruvatibacter sp. genomic region:
- a CDS encoding ECF-type sigma factor, with the protein MTDIRRQLHHIAEQHFRGERSGHTLQPTAIANEVWIRLLAQDELHFEHPAAFKAWASMAVRHILVDHARRKMAKKRGGDRTRVALTDQAAADDIDVLALNDALEALQDAHERSARVVEMRFFGGMTDAEIAAELGVSDRTVRNDWRFARGWLRDALAEDQKAP; encoded by the coding sequence GTGACCGACATCCGTCGGCAGCTGCACCACATTGCGGAGCAGCATTTTCGCGGCGAGCGGTCCGGTCACACGCTTCAACCGACGGCGATCGCCAACGAGGTCTGGATTCGGCTGCTGGCGCAGGATGAGCTTCATTTCGAGCATCCCGCGGCGTTCAAGGCGTGGGCGTCGATGGCGGTGCGGCACATTCTCGTGGATCACGCCCGGCGCAAGATGGCCAAGAAGCGTGGCGGCGATCGAACGCGCGTCGCCCTGACGGATCAGGCGGCGGCCGACGACATCGATGTGCTGGCGTTGAATGACGCGCTGGAGGCGTTGCAGGACGCACATGAGCGTTCCGCGCGTGTCGTGGAAATGCGCTTCTTCGGTGGCATGACTGATGCGGAGATTGCCGCGGAACTCGGCGTGTCGGATCGGACGGTCCGAAACGACTGGCGATTCGCCCGCGGCTGGCTCCGTGACGCGCTTGCGGAGGATCAGAAGGCGCCCTGA
- a CDS encoding serine/threonine-protein kinase, with product MNRVQQIRALFGTVVDLPTEAQSEALDVRANDDPELVAEVRRLLRASEQASEEGFLAEPLLGSGIIPGDRPVAEARPDVPGYELIDRLGSGSTGAVYRGRSISPLQRELAVKVLRPGLSEQARIRFEREQQMLTQINHPGVAQVYDAGMTDDGRPFVAVELIDGQPITSHASAHGLTVEERLAVMQAVCEAVHHIHSKGILHRDLKPENILVATSDGEHAPKVIDFGASIVIDDDAAAQTLGTRIVGTVAYMAPEQLESHGRGDLRMDIFSLGVILFELVAGSHPFGGRTEPLGAVVRGIQEAPLPRLDRRVPHGRDLNAVLAAACDKDPNRRYPSAQHLADELRRILAGRPVEASSPGVFSHVCAAGRRHPGLAAASVLVLVLVATLSVGLVLANRESNRQREAMRETVTVLVDRVLEEINELSGAHDARERLARLLLSRLDAMSPGADRDEYYLQRSRVLTTLSAIQLDRREIDAAIENRLIALSEFESHFGADPTSRVAREERIRLTILLGDAYNADKRRAEAFDAYEAAHASIMDALAASPDDASWLDGLCWSYERLTPFLVDSDLDAALRNCRERLRVARSLHDAAPENRLRLFSVGCAETWLGRVHFLRGDHDAALDMSRRAVETLGAAVDAEYDRFAFRSRWIIAKTHLAFTLLAMRSPDAFAALEDARWSAVRLMDENPDSYIATSHLRAILNVGAVAPPDVVPAHAAEAYRDALIAIGFDPPPPSKAPAWLVEP from the coding sequence ATGAATCGTGTGCAGCAGATCCGCGCATTGTTCGGCACGGTGGTGGACCTGCCTACGGAGGCGCAGTCCGAGGCGCTTGACGTGCGCGCCAACGACGATCCCGAGTTGGTCGCTGAGGTTCGGCGGCTTCTGCGGGCGTCCGAGCAGGCGTCGGAGGAGGGATTCCTCGCCGAACCGCTGCTCGGCTCGGGGATCATCCCGGGCGACCGACCGGTGGCGGAAGCACGTCCGGACGTTCCCGGCTATGAACTGATCGATCGCCTGGGGTCGGGGAGTACGGGCGCCGTGTACCGGGGGCGGTCCATCTCGCCGCTTCAACGCGAACTTGCCGTGAAGGTGCTTCGACCGGGATTGAGCGAGCAGGCCCGCATCCGATTTGAACGTGAGCAGCAGATGCTCACGCAGATCAATCATCCCGGGGTCGCCCAGGTGTACGACGCCGGGATGACGGATGACGGTCGCCCGTTCGTGGCGGTCGAGTTGATTGATGGACAGCCGATCACCTCGCACGCATCGGCGCACGGTCTGACGGTGGAGGAGCGCCTTGCGGTCATGCAGGCCGTGTGTGAGGCGGTGCACCACATTCACTCGAAGGGCATTCTCCATCGGGATCTGAAACCCGAGAACATTCTTGTCGCGACGTCCGACGGCGAGCATGCGCCGAAGGTGATTGACTTCGGCGCCTCCATCGTGATCGACGACGACGCGGCGGCGCAGACGCTGGGGACGCGGATCGTCGGCACGGTCGCGTACATGGCGCCGGAGCAGCTCGAGTCGCACGGACGCGGCGACCTCAGGATGGACATCTTCTCGCTCGGCGTGATTCTCTTTGAGTTGGTCGCCGGGTCTCATCCGTTCGGCGGGCGCACTGAACCGCTCGGCGCGGTGGTTCGCGGCATTCAGGAGGCGCCGCTTCCCCGGCTCGACCGTCGCGTTCCACATGGCCGCGATTTGAACGCCGTGCTCGCCGCGGCGTGCGATAAGGATCCGAACCGGAGGTATCCCTCCGCGCAGCACCTTGCGGACGAGTTGCGCCGGATCCTTGCGGGTCGTCCGGTGGAGGCTTCGTCGCCGGGCGTGTTCAGTCATGTCTGCGCCGCTGGTCGTCGTCATCCCGGGCTGGCTGCCGCGAGCGTGCTGGTGCTTGTTCTGGTGGCGACATTGAGCGTCGGTCTCGTGTTGGCGAACCGGGAGAGCAATCGGCAGCGTGAAGCGATGCGTGAGACGGTCACGGTGCTTGTTGATCGCGTTCTCGAGGAGATCAATGAACTGTCCGGCGCGCATGATGCGCGTGAGCGTCTTGCGCGGCTGCTTCTCTCGCGACTTGACGCCATGTCGCCGGGAGCGGATCGAGACGAGTATTACCTTCAGCGTTCGCGCGTGCTCACCACGCTCAGTGCGATTCAGCTTGACCGGCGCGAGATCGACGCGGCGATCGAGAACCGACTGATCGCGCTGTCTGAATTCGAGAGTCATTTCGGCGCGGATCCGACCTCGCGCGTTGCGCGGGAGGAACGCATCCGCCTGACGATCCTGCTCGGTGATGCGTACAACGCCGACAAGCGCCGGGCGGAGGCGTTTGATGCGTACGAGGCGGCGCATGCGTCGATCATGGATGCGTTGGCCGCGTCGCCGGATGATGCGTCATGGCTCGATGGTCTGTGCTGGAGTTACGAGCGGCTCACGCCGTTCCTGGTGGATTCGGATCTTGATGCGGCGTTGCGCAATTGCCGCGAGCGTCTGCGCGTGGCCCGGTCGCTGCATGATGCGGCCCCGGAGAACAGGCTGCGTCTCTTCAGCGTCGGATGCGCGGAGACGTGGTTGGGGCGGGTTCACTTTCTTCGCGGCGATCACGACGCCGCCCTCGACATGAGCCGGCGAGCCGTGGAGACTCTGGGCGCGGCGGTGGACGCCGAGTACGACCGATTCGCGTTCCGGTCGCGCTGGATCATCGCGAAGACGCATCTGGCATTCACACTGCTCGCGATGCGCTCGCCGGACGCGTTCGCGGCTCTGGAGGATGCGCGCTGGTCGGCGGTCCGGCTGATGGACGAGAACCCGGATTCCTACATCGCGACGAGTCACCTCAGAGCAATTCTGAACGTCGGCGCCGTCGCGCCTCCCGACGTCGTTCCCGCGCATGCGGCCGAGGCGTATCGCGACGCATTGATTGCGATCGGATTCGATCCGCCGCCGCCATCCAAGGCGCCCGCGTGGCTGGTTGAGCCGTAG
- a CDS encoding ABC transporter ATP-binding protein, whose protein sequence is MTIAVHGLTKVYKMGTERVHALAGVDFEVGGNEFVAIMGASGSGKSTLMNILGCLDRATAGSYDLNGHPTHRMSAGQLSRIRNEEIGFVFQSFELLPRATALKNVQLPLQYSRRYFTSSRSRAKMALDRVGLGDRMGHKPNQMSGGQRQRVAVARALVNRPSILLADEPTGNLDTTTSGEILNLFHELHDEGQTIVMVTHEEDIAGHADRIVRLRDGRVMSDLPRGEDPIHLAYIQRAAATMTDRAEHAGRVEHGGAAT, encoded by the coding sequence GTGACCATCGCCGTCCACGGGCTGACGAAGGTGTACAAGATGGGGACGGAGCGCGTTCACGCGCTGGCCGGGGTTGATTTCGAGGTCGGTGGGAACGAGTTTGTCGCGATCATGGGCGCGTCCGGATCGGGCAAGTCCACGTTGATGAACATTCTCGGCTGCCTCGACCGCGCCACCGCGGGTTCGTACGATCTCAACGGTCATCCGACGCACCGGATGTCGGCGGGTCAGTTGTCGCGGATCCGCAACGAGGAGATTGGTTTCGTCTTTCAGTCGTTCGAGTTATTGCCGCGGGCGACGGCGTTGAAGAACGTGCAGTTGCCGCTCCAGTATTCGCGTCGTTACTTCACGAGTTCGCGCAGTCGGGCGAAGATGGCGTTGGACCGCGTGGGTCTGGGCGATCGGATGGGTCACAAGCCGAACCAGATGTCGGGCGGTCAGCGTCAGCGTGTGGCGGTGGCTCGTGCGTTGGTGAATCGTCCGAGCATTCTGCTGGCGGACGAGCCGACGGGCAATCTTGACACGACGACGAGCGGTGAGATTCTCAATCTGTTTCACGAGTTGCACGACGAGGGTCAGACGATCGTGATGGTGACGCACGAGGAGGACATCGCGGGTCACGCGGACCGGATCGTTCGTCTTCGCGACGGGCGTGTGATGTCTGATTTGCCGCGGGGCGAGGATCCGATTCACCTGGCGTACATCCAGCGTGCGGCCGCGACGATGACGGATCGCGCCGAGCACGCCGGTCGCGTCGAGCACGGAGGCGCCGCGACATGA
- the dprA gene encoding DNA-processing protein DprA, with amino-acid sequence MKTSGETTVNLRLLQLTRARGVGPILGRRLLETFGSADAAVEASEAALRAIRGVGRRKAADLRRALHDAEAVARAEIDAASERGVRFLTGDDEAYPDLLAELPDAPLILSVRGRLRPHDQPAWPVAIVGSRRCTPYGVEQAERFAATLATAGLTVVSGGARGVDTAAHRACLRAEGHTIAVLGCGLGRCYPPENRDLFDAIVANGGAIVSELPLETTPAPENFPARNRIISGLSLGVLVVEAPKRSGALITARIALEEHGRDVAAIPGRVSDVAAAGANGLIKSGEAALVETARDVIDLLETPARHRMMGRHDTRYAPAPLPADQPTPPRPRVDPSTLSPVQRQILDLLESPRSLDELVRRTDAPPSELLPALTMLEMRQLVRRAGGAFERL; translated from the coding sequence ATGAAGACTTCCGGGGAAACGACGGTCAATCTGCGCCTGCTCCAACTCACGCGCGCTCGCGGCGTCGGTCCCATCCTGGGCCGCCGACTCCTCGAGACGTTCGGGTCCGCCGATGCCGCGGTCGAGGCCTCCGAGGCGGCGCTTCGCGCCATTCGGGGCGTCGGACGTCGAAAAGCCGCGGACCTCAGACGCGCCCTCCACGACGCCGAAGCGGTCGCCCGAGCCGAGATCGACGCCGCGAGCGAGCGCGGCGTGCGATTCCTGACCGGCGACGACGAGGCGTACCCCGATCTCCTCGCCGAACTGCCCGACGCCCCGCTGATCCTCAGCGTACGAGGCCGATTGCGGCCGCACGACCAACCCGCGTGGCCCGTCGCGATCGTCGGATCGCGTCGGTGTACGCCCTACGGCGTCGAACAGGCCGAGCGATTCGCTGCGACGCTCGCGACCGCCGGACTCACGGTCGTCTCAGGCGGCGCGCGGGGCGTGGATACGGCGGCCCACCGGGCGTGCCTGCGGGCGGAGGGACACACCATCGCCGTCCTCGGCTGCGGCCTCGGACGCTGCTATCCGCCGGAGAATCGCGATCTCTTCGACGCCATCGTCGCCAACGGCGGCGCGATCGTCAGCGAATTGCCGCTGGAGACGACGCCCGCGCCGGAGAACTTTCCCGCGCGAAACCGAATCATCTCGGGGCTGAGCCTCGGGGTCCTCGTCGTCGAAGCGCCCAAGCGATCCGGCGCCCTGATCACGGCCCGGATCGCGCTGGAGGAGCACGGCCGGGACGTCGCGGCGATCCCCGGGCGGGTCTCCGATGTCGCCGCGGCCGGCGCGAACGGGCTCATCAAGTCCGGCGAGGCCGCCCTCGTCGAAACGGCCCGCGACGTCATCGACCTGCTGGAGACGCCCGCCCGTCATCGAATGATGGGCCGACACGACACACGCTACGCCCCGGCGCCCCTGCCTGCCGACCAACCGACCCCGCCCCGCCCCAGGGTGGATCCGTCAACCCTCTCGCCGGTGCAGCGGCAGATTCTCGATCTCCTGGAGTCGCCGCGTTCGCTGGATGAACTGGTCCGGCGCACGGACGCCCCCCCGTCGGAGTTGCTGCCGGCCCTCACAATGCTGGAAATGCGGCAGTTGGTTCGTCGGGCCGGCGGCGCCTTCGAGCGTCTGTGA
- a CDS encoding RlmE family RNA methyltransferase — MAKRILHDEYFRKAKQEGYVARSAYKLLQIQQAKSVIRKGDRVLDLGCAPGAWLQVSSPLVGPRGRVIGLDLQDVRHPMPDNVRTFVGDVFEYPPEDLVEAAGRGFGTVLSDMAPKTTGFNEHELSVRLCDRILETLPTLLRHNGVLVMKVFEGAEYPGLLKRCQRHFGKVKGFKPKASRDVSREMYVIAHYYRHPDRRDDDTPKPRDADA, encoded by the coding sequence ATGGCAAAGAGAATTCTCCACGACGAATACTTCCGAAAGGCCAAGCAGGAGGGGTACGTCGCCCGCTCGGCCTACAAACTTCTCCAGATCCAACAGGCCAAGAGCGTCATCCGCAAGGGCGATCGCGTCCTCGACCTCGGATGCGCCCCCGGCGCGTGGCTGCAGGTCTCGTCCCCCTTGGTCGGCCCACGCGGCCGCGTCATCGGCCTCGACCTCCAGGACGTCAGGCACCCCATGCCCGACAACGTGCGCACCTTCGTCGGAGACGTCTTCGAATACCCACCCGAAGACCTCGTCGAGGCCGCCGGCCGCGGCTTCGGGACCGTCCTCTCCGACATGGCCCCCAAAACCACCGGCTTCAACGAGCACGAACTCTCCGTCCGGCTCTGCGACCGCATCCTCGAAACGCTCCCCACCCTCCTCCGCCACAACGGCGTCCTCGTGATGAAGGTCTTCGAAGGCGCCGAGTACCCCGGCCTCCTCAAACGCTGCCAGCGACACTTCGGCAAAGTCAAGGGCTTCAAGCCCAAGGCCAGCCGCGACGTCTCTCGCGAGATGTACGTCATCGCCCACTACTACCGCCACCCCGATCGACGCGACGACGACACGCCGAAACCGAGGGACGCCGACGCATGA
- a CDS encoding DUF4440 domain-containing protein, translating into MNPDEIRALEERLLSPEIRADADALNALLDDAFVEFGASGRVHTKADVIDWLAAAKDDGRRFTMHGDFAARLLSPDIALATYTVSDGPSRSLRSSIWTRRGGAWRLTFNQGTPVRDES; encoded by the coding sequence ATGAACCCCGACGAGATCCGCGCCCTCGAAGAACGCCTCCTCTCCCCCGAGATCCGCGCCGACGCCGACGCGCTCAACGCCCTGCTCGACGACGCCTTCGTCGAATTCGGCGCCTCCGGTCGCGTCCACACCAAGGCCGACGTCATCGACTGGCTCGCCGCGGCCAAGGACGACGGCCGCCGCTTCACCATGCACGGCGACTTCGCCGCCCGCCTGCTGAGCCCCGACATCGCACTCGCCACCTACACCGTGAGCGACGGCCCCAGCCGCTCCCTGCGCTCGTCCATCTGGACCCGCCGCGGCGGGGCATGGCGACTGACGTTCAATCAGGGCACGCCCGTGCGGGACGAGTCCTGA
- a CDS encoding C39 family peptidase: MRMSENLSVVVAIVAAASGASAQVVINEVQLSGGVSPQGGELPVAVELFNGTAGPADLFDHALTDADKNEIARFGVVTMPPDSHLLVVFDNGVDDLDFTDGEGTWHAGPPSDLDLSDGCAYYPGDPGVAAIADYVAWSPDGLAPVGAAHVEADIAGIWPLNDAVTLAGSALNFLARHIDGLDNDDATDWRGLDWGAYQTTGSLQSMSNPIQFEPPQGAAMLDGEDTLEWNAVPGATNYLLEIDDDPAFGSVDASVNTPGTTSAAVAGLADGVWHWRVTPTIAGQPRDGGPAWTFLRLWDAPITRGDGQDRGFMISTGSVPSFTPLIQHKDTQILCVWNNTLRNGDTDARPGCSETVGANGPWDGTHAQTVAHVPNCEHCSWYCSRASIAMVNNRYGGDMSQDRVSYRMFNASTAEPEGDLGHNSGTFLNQRSAAYAWALQLGAGAITRTAGKPTFATIKTEVDAGRPVYIDGRNHATVLHGYAEVTNIADGSVVAQLVEIANPWPGTRSWFAHGTWQPDGAGWGAGGYFTLPAGAIMGRNQEAAVTNDGDGDGIVDFDEQMPRNFDCVHNDTDSDDDQVADKSDIRNYVFHDTYHAGHNNDALMFPDIDGDMLRAEGDCDSDTHMMTGGDGDFDGGEDTDGDGHNPDPFETCMFDATDSEISVGVDRLVYFVGDDVTLIDPPTRTYHFVSTYNYEVGPDCPNRSDGDGLGHTGAFTTDIVGGANDQVVHNCPEAGIFHLTVDVLDDNLVSIPDCIDPQTCWFCIYPPEWLDLISVTPFDPDVGDVVTMVVETGANGLPQPEVPIVFTAPSGNIQFLNGQVSPGGGDTTLITNINGQAIAQFVPLAPGIEFIQAFIPDTPFGTGAKIFVQAPPACPGDADGNGVVDFDDLNLVLAHWTNFVPPGQFGDVTGDGFVDFDDLNLVLANWGNVCTGTE, from the coding sequence ATGCGGATGTCCGAGAACCTTTCCGTGGTCGTCGCGATCGTCGCGGCCGCGTCCGGCGCCTCTGCGCAGGTCGTCATCAACGAAGTTCAACTCTCCGGCGGCGTCAGTCCGCAGGGGGGCGAACTGCCCGTCGCCGTCGAACTCTTCAACGGGACCGCGGGGCCGGCCGATCTCTTCGATCACGCCCTCACCGACGCCGACAAGAACGAGATCGCACGCTTCGGGGTCGTCACCATGCCGCCCGACTCCCACCTGCTCGTCGTCTTCGACAACGGCGTCGATGACCTCGACTTCACCGATGGCGAGGGCACCTGGCACGCCGGGCCGCCCTCGGACCTCGATCTCAGCGACGGCTGCGCGTACTACCCCGGCGATCCCGGGGTCGCCGCCATCGCGGACTACGTCGCGTGGTCGCCGGACGGCCTCGCGCCCGTCGGCGCCGCGCACGTCGAGGCGGACATCGCCGGCATCTGGCCGCTCAACGACGCGGTGACGCTCGCCGGATCCGCGCTCAACTTCCTCGCGCGCCACATCGACGGACTCGACAACGACGACGCCACCGATTGGCGCGGCCTCGACTGGGGCGCGTATCAGACCACCGGCAGCCTGCAGTCCATGTCGAACCCGATCCAGTTCGAGCCGCCGCAGGGCGCCGCGATGCTCGACGGTGAGGACACGCTCGAGTGGAACGCCGTGCCCGGCGCCACGAACTACCTGCTGGAGATCGATGACGATCCCGCGTTCGGTTCCGTGGACGCATCCGTGAACACGCCCGGCACAACCAGCGCGGCGGTCGCCGGACTCGCCGACGGCGTCTGGCACTGGCGCGTGACGCCGACCATCGCCGGACAGCCGCGCGACGGCGGACCCGCATGGACGTTCCTCCGCCTGTGGGACGCGCCCATCACCCGCGGCGACGGCCAGGACCGAGGCTTCATGATCAGCACCGGATCCGTGCCCTCATTCACGCCCCTCATTCAGCACAAGGACACGCAGATCCTCTGCGTCTGGAACAACACGCTGCGCAATGGCGACACCGACGCCCGACCGGGCTGCTCCGAGACGGTCGGCGCCAACGGACCGTGGGACGGCACGCACGCACAGACGGTCGCGCACGTGCCGAATTGCGAGCACTGCTCGTGGTACTGCTCACGGGCCTCCATCGCGATGGTCAACAACCGCTACGGCGGCGACATGTCGCAGGATCGCGTTTCCTATCGCATGTTCAACGCCAGCACCGCGGAGCCGGAGGGGGACCTCGGGCACAACAGCGGCACGTTCCTCAACCAGCGGTCCGCGGCATACGCGTGGGCGCTGCAACTCGGCGCGGGCGCCATCACCCGCACCGCCGGGAAGCCGACGTTCGCGACGATCAAGACGGAAGTGGACGCGGGCCGCCCGGTGTACATCGACGGACGGAATCACGCGACCGTGCTGCACGGCTACGCCGAGGTGACGAACATCGCCGATGGCTCGGTCGTTGCGCAACTCGTCGAAATCGCCAACCCGTGGCCGGGGACGCGATCATGGTTCGCTCACGGAACGTGGCAGCCGGACGGCGCGGGGTGGGGCGCCGGCGGGTACTTCACGCTCCCGGCGGGCGCGATCATGGGGCGCAACCAGGAAGCGGCCGTCACCAACGACGGCGACGGCGACGGGATCGTGGACTTCGACGAGCAAATGCCGCGAAACTTCGACTGCGTGCACAATGACACAGACTCGGACGACGACCAGGTCGCCGACAAGAGTGACATCCGCAACTACGTCTTTCACGACACTTACCACGCGGGACACAACAACGACGCGCTCATGTTCCCCGACATTGACGGCGACATGCTGCGGGCCGAAGGCGACTGCGATTCCGACACGCACATGATGACCGGCGGCGACGGGGACTTCGACGGCGGCGAGGACACGGACGGCGACGGCCACAACCCGGATCCGTTCGAGACGTGCATGTTCGATGCGACGGACTCGGAGATCAGCGTCGGCGTGGACCGGCTGGTGTATTTCGTGGGCGACGACGTCACGCTGATCGATCCGCCAACACGGACGTATCACTTTGTCTCGACGTACAACTACGAGGTGGGTCCGGACTGTCCGAACCGGTCCGATGGCGACGGGCTGGGTCACACCGGCGCGTTCACCACCGACATCGTCGGCGGCGCCAATGATCAGGTCGTGCACAACTGCCCGGAGGCGGGCATCTTCCACCTGACGGTGGATGTGCTCGACGACAACCTGGTGTCGATCCCGGACTGCATTGATCCGCAGACGTGCTGGTTCTGCATCTATCCCCCGGAGTGGCTCGACCTGATTTCCGTGACGCCGTTTGATCCGGATGTGGGTGACGTGGTGACGATGGTTGTTGAGACAGGTGCGAACGGATTGCCGCAACCGGAGGTGCCGATTGTCTTCACCGCGCCGTCCGGCAACATCCAGTTTCTGAATGGTCAGGTGTCGCCGGGCGGTGGGGACACGACGTTGATCACGAACATCAATGGTCAGGCCATCGCCCAGTTCGTTCCGCTGGCGCCCGGCATCGAGTTCATTCAGGCGTTCATCCCGGACACGCCCTTCGGCACGGGGGCGAAGATTTTTGTGCAGGCGCCGCCGGCGTGCCCGGGGGACGCGGACGGGAATGGCGTTGTTGACTTCGACGATCTGAATCTGGTGCTGGCGCATTGGACGAACTTTGTGCCGCCCGGTCAATTCGGCGATGTCACCGGCGACGGCTTCGTGGACTTCGACGACCTGAATCTCGTGCTCGCCAACTGGGGGAACGTGTGCACGGGCACAGAGTGA
- a CDS encoding efflux RND transporter periplasmic adaptor subunit, whose product MQVMKWILGIGVVVLLVCGGGLVFLFPKIQDAIEAQRLAGMSPLVEVQEAEKGELIRTISAPGSVRPRREVNISARVSAKIDELPFEAGDLVQAGDLVVRLDARDLQAILDGANARKLADEASLLAAEASLIAEQASLKGQRSGLINAEQDWERNKQLFESGDISESILDDSRTAWEQAQAAYDARKESLEGLRANVAAAGARVKVAEAEVEQANENLKYATISSPITGYITALNAEVGELVVTGTMNNAGTVILTIADLSEMLVEARLSEVDVTRVKPGQSVKVQVNGYDDEFDGTLRRVGLQSRPSNDGTTFFDAEVVLHLADTQRMFAGLTANIDIEIERLNEIRVPSQAVMDKRVEELPQEIRENESLIDPDETFVQVVYVYDGGKAQVRPVEVGGATVTDTAIVGGLELGEQVITGPFSVLQTLSHGDSVRTEDADEGADDAATIAADDETPDEPAESESDVAADSGEEAAT is encoded by the coding sequence ATGCAGGTGATGAAGTGGATCCTCGGGATCGGAGTCGTCGTTCTGCTTGTCTGCGGCGGCGGTCTCGTCTTCCTCTTCCCGAAGATTCAGGATGCGATCGAAGCGCAGCGACTTGCGGGTATGAGTCCGCTGGTCGAGGTGCAGGAGGCGGAGAAGGGCGAGTTGATCCGGACGATCAGCGCGCCGGGCTCCGTGCGGCCGCGACGGGAGGTGAACATTTCGGCGCGTGTCTCGGCCAAGATTGACGAACTGCCATTTGAGGCGGGCGATCTTGTGCAGGCGGGGGATCTGGTCGTCCGGTTGGACGCGCGTGACCTCCAGGCGATTCTGGACGGAGCGAACGCGCGCAAGTTGGCTGACGAGGCGTCGCTGCTCGCGGCGGAGGCGTCGTTGATCGCGGAGCAGGCGTCGCTGAAGGGTCAGCGGTCCGGCCTCATCAATGCGGAGCAGGACTGGGAGCGCAACAAGCAACTCTTTGAGTCGGGCGACATCAGCGAATCGATCCTCGACGACTCGCGCACGGCGTGGGAGCAGGCTCAGGCGGCGTATGACGCACGGAAGGAGAGCCTGGAGGGGCTGCGGGCGAATGTCGCCGCGGCGGGCGCGCGGGTGAAGGTGGCCGAGGCGGAGGTCGAGCAGGCGAATGAGAATCTGAAGTATGCGACGATCTCGTCTCCGATCACGGGCTACATCACGGCATTGAACGCCGAGGTGGGCGAACTGGTCGTGACGGGCACGATGAACAACGCGGGGACGGTGATTCTGACGATCGCGGACCTGTCGGAGATGCTGGTCGAGGCGCGCCTGTCCGAGGTGGACGTGACGCGCGTAAAGCCGGGTCAGTCGGTGAAGGTGCAGGTCAACGGGTACGACGATGAATTCGACGGGACGTTGCGTCGGGTGGGCCTTCAGAGCCGGCCTTCGAATGACGGCACGACGTTCTTCGATGCGGAGGTCGTGCTTCACCTCGCAGACACGCAGCGGATGTTTGCGGGTCTGACGGCGAACATCGACATTGAGATTGAGCGATTGAACGAGATCCGGGTGCCGAGCCAGGCGGTGATGGACAAGCGTGTGGAGGAATTGCCGCAGGAGATCCGGGAGAATGAGTCACTGATCGATCCTGACGAGACGTTCGTGCAGGTGGTGTACGTCTATGACGGGGGCAAGGCGCAGGTTCGGCCTGTGGAGGTGGGCGGCGCGACGGTGACGGACACTGCGATCGTCGGCGGTCTGGAGTTGGGCGAGCAGGTGATCACGGGTCCGTTCAGCGTGCTTCAGACGTTGAGCCACGGCGATTCGGTTCGGACGGAGGACGCGGACGAGGGGGCGGACGACGCGGCGACGATCGCCGCGGATGATGAAACGCCTGATGAGCCTGCGGAGTCGGAATCCGACGTCGCGGCTGATTCGGGGGAGGAGGCGGCGACGTGA
- the lexA gene encoding transcriptional repressor LexA has translation MNLTPKQLKILQLIRDSRVRCGYSPTMQELADQLGVSKVTVFEHVEALIKKGALTREPNKARSLSIAEGVALPDEEQPLRFPLVGKIAAGYPIEKFENRDQLDLTDLFGPAMGHVNATFALRVDGDSMRDEGIFDGDYVIVERKESAHNGQRVVALLPNGETTLKTYYKEDDHIRLQPANPDFEPIRVKDCKIQGIVVGVLRRYE, from the coding sequence ATGAACCTCACGCCGAAGCAACTCAAGATTCTTCAGCTCATCCGCGACAGTCGGGTGCGTTGTGGCTATTCCCCGACCATGCAGGAACTCGCCGATCAGCTCGGCGTCAGCAAGGTCACGGTCTTCGAGCACGTCGAGGCGCTCATCAAGAAGGGCGCGCTCACGCGCGAGCCGAACAAGGCACGCTCTTTGTCCATTGCTGAAGGAGTCGCACTTCCCGACGAGGAGCAGCCGCTGCGCTTCCCGCTCGTCGGGAAGATAGCCGCGGGCTACCCCATCGAGAAGTTCGAGAACCGCGATCAGCTTGACCTCACCGACCTCTTCGGCCCGGCCATGGGACACGTCAACGCGACGTTCGCCCTGCGCGTGGACGGCGACTCGATGCGCGACGAAGGCATCTTCGACGGCGACTACGTGATCGTCGAGCGCAAGGAGTCCGCCCACAATGGCCAGCGCGTCGTCGCCCTGCTCCCCAACGGCGAGACGACCCTCAAGACCTACTACAAGGAAGACGACCACATCCGCCTCCAGCCCGCAAACCCTGATTTCGAGCCGATCCGCGTCAAGGACTGCAAGATCCAGGGCATCGTCGTGGGCGTGCTGCGCCGGTACGAATGA